Proteins encoded in a region of the Pieris brassicae chromosome 3, ilPieBrab1.1, whole genome shotgun sequence genome:
- the LOC123706617 gene encoding retinaldehyde-binding protein 1 — protein sequence MTSNDFRLERNVELSEETKAIAEEELRETPERVKEALERLRELLKENKDLYFGDDDEILTIFLRPCKWYPESAIALMRRVAEFRKENASLLDGLLPEHEIQSFLEHKVVNVLKGRDHKGRRVLVVNVGGSWDPKKVTADQLFRLFYLIHEAAMLEPESQVRGTVVIMDFHNMGWPQTWGLTPSFSKRLLTFIQDAMPLRLKEVHFVKEPMLFSAVWKMFKPFIREKLKSRIYFHGSKMSSLHKHMEPSHLPADYGGDLPAINYSGAEWYPVINEILPHIHNWNSYGFAKDS from the exons ATGACGTCCAATGACTTCCGTCTGGAACGGAACGTAGAACTATCGGAAGAGACCAAAGCCATCGCTGAAGAAGAGTTAAGAGAGACCCCAGAAAGAGTAAAAGAGGCTTTGGAAAGACTGAGAGAGTTGTTGAAAGAGAACAAAGACTTATACTTCggtgatgatgatgaaatCCTTACCATATTCCTGCGTCCCTGCAAGTGGTATCCAGAGAGCGCAATAGCCCTT aTGCGGCGTGTAGCTGAATTTAGAAAAGAAAATGCCTCTCTACTGGACGGGTTACTACCTGAACACGAAATTCAATCTTTCTTAGAACACAAAGTTGTGAACGTGCTGAAGGGACGTGACCACAAAGGAAGGAGAGTTCTAGTCGTCAATGTTGGTg GCTCCTGGGACCCGAAGAAGGTGACGGCGGACCAGCTCTTCAGGCTTTTTTACTTAATCCATGAAGCCGCTATGTTGGAGCCAGAGTCTCAAGTTCGAGGCACCGTCGTCATCATGGACTTCCACAATATGGGCTGGCCTCAA ACATGGGGACTTACACCAAGCTTCTCAAAACGTCTCCTGACTTTCATTCAGGATGCGATGCCTTTGAGGTTGAAGGAAGTCCACTTTGTCAAGGAACCAATGCTTTTTAGTGCCGTATGGAAGATGTTCAAACCCTTCATCAGAGAAAAACTAAAGAGTAGG ATATATTTTCACGGCTCAAAGATGTCTTCGCTCCACAAGCATATGGAACCATCTCACTTACCAGCCGATTATGGTGGCGATCTGCCAGCTATCAACTACTCTGGGGCTGAATGGTACCCGGTCATCAACGAAATATTACCGCATATACATAACTGGAACTCCTATGGTTTTGCTAAGGACtcctaa